The Apus apus isolate bApuApu2 chromosome 20, bApuApu2.pri.cur, whole genome shotgun sequence genome includes a region encoding these proteins:
- the DRAXIN gene encoding draxin has protein sequence MATSSTFFFPFLFLCVLVLSDISLAVSLEPGTKLKNVPENSNHLQNQEMWLQQPRSGHHHKHSLAKKERVHAMPSRGQPAGEEALRMGSGSPALEEMVAEGQPAALKQNKDMFLGFEFPYPERDNQSPGSERGKKQNREHRRHSRRDRLKHHRGKAPDAGPSSLYKKPESFEEQFQNLQAEEATSLTPTMVLNTALELAVSTEEPPVLPATSPRPQARLRHDGDVMPTLDMALFDWTDYEDLKPEMWPSAKKKEKRRSKSPSSGNETVAAEGEPCDHHLDCLPGSCCDLREHLCKPHNRGLNNKCYDDCMCTEGLRCYAKYHRNRRVTRRKGRCVEPESANGEQGSFINV, from the exons ATGGCAACTTCTTCcaccttcttctttcctttccttttcctctgtgtgcTGGTTCTTTCTGACATCAGTCTTGCggtttccctggagcctggCACAAAGCTCAAAAATGTCCCAGAGAACAGCAACCATCTTCAAAACCAAGagatgtggctgcagcagcccagaagTGGGCACCACCACAAGCACAGCTTGGCCAAGAAGGAGAGGGTCCATGCCATGCCTTCGAGAGGACAGCCAGCTGGGGAAGAAGCCCTCAGAATGGGTAGTGGATCTCCAGCTCTGGAAGAAATGGTGGCAGAGGGACAGCCAGCAGCCCTGAAACAGAATAAGGATATGTTCCTGGGTTTTGAATTCCCATATCCTGAGAGGGACAACCAGTCCCCTGGGtctgagagaggaaagaagcagaacCGAGAGCACCGGCGACACAGCCGCAGGGACAGGCTGAAACACCACAGAG GGAAGGCTCCTGATGCTGGGCCCAGCTCCCTGTACAAGAAACCTGAAAGCTTTGAAGAACAGTTTCAAAACCTCCAGGCAGAGGAAGCTACAAGTCTGACTCCCACCATGGTTCTCAACACTGCACTGGAACTAGCTGTTTCCACAGAAGAGCCTCCTGTTCTTCCAGCCACATCACCACGACCACAG GCCCGCCTCAGGCATGATGGGGATGTGATGCCCACCCTAGATATGGCACTCTTTGACTGGACAGATTATGAGGATCTCAAACCTGAAATGTGGCCATCTGCTAAAAAGAAAG AGAAACGCCGCAGTAAGAGCCCCAGCAGTGGAAATGAAACGGTGGCAGCTGAAGGAGAGCCATGTGACCATCACCTTGACTGCCTCCCAG GTTCTTGCTGTGACTTGCGTGAGCACCTCTGCAAACCACACAACCGAGGCCTTAACAATAAATGTTATGATGACTGCATGTGCACTGAAG GGCTACGCTGTTACGCCAAATACCATCGGAACCGGAGAGTGACCCGGAGGAAAGGGCGCTGCGTGGAGCCTGAGTCAGCCAATGGAGAGCAGGGATCATTCATTAATGTTTAG